The Candidatus Eisenbacteria bacterium genome contains the following window.
TGGCCGCTACGGGCGGGGCAGCCGGACTAGCTCTCGCAAAACTCTTCACTCTGAGAGGTGACCCGACGCACGGAATGCTCCCGTTCTTCTACCTGTCCGGGAAGACTCTGGCCATCGGTTTCTGTTTGACACTCGTCGCCGGCGCGGTCTCGGGAATCATCCCCGCCGTCGGAGCGATGCGCCTCAAGATAGTGGACGCCCTTAGAAAGGTGTGAGCATGGCTATACCAATCGAATACAATCTCCGCAGCGTCGTCAACCGCTGGGTCTCCACACTTGTCGCAGTGCTGAGCATTGCCGGCACCGTGGCCGTGTTTATAGTCATGCTGGCCATGGCCCAGGGGTTTCGTGCGACCCTCACGTCATCCGGCTCGCCACAGAACGCAATCATACTGCGCGGTGGAGCGAACGCAGAGATGATGAGCGCGGTCATGCTCGATCAAGTCAAGGTCATCGCAGACGCGCCAGGCGTGGGCCGCTCGTCAGCGGGAGAACCTCTCGTGAGCGCAGAGGTCGTCGTGATAGGAGCCTTTCCCCTCCTCTCTTCCGGGTCGGACGCAAACGTACAGATTCGTGGCACCTCCCCGCTCGCACTCCAGGTGCGCCCGGAAGTCCGCATGGCGCAGGGGCGCTTCTTCCAGAGTGGTCTCGCAGAGTTGATCGTCGGCAAGAACGTTACCGGAATCTACAAGGGCTTCGATCTCGGCTCTACGGTAGACTTCGGCGGCGGACGGTGGACGATCGTCGGAGTGTTCGACGCCGGGGGAAGCTCCTTCGACTCGGAGGTGTGGTGCGACGCGAGCGTGCTGAATCAGATCTACAAGCGTCCCGAGAATGTGTTCCAGTCGGTCACGGTGAGACTGGCTTCCGTCGGGAGCTTCAAGGAGTTGAAGGACGCTCTCACCACCGACCCGCGTCTCACGGTCGACGTCTTCCGTGAGACGTCGTGGTATTCGGAGCAGTCACGCACGGTGGCAACGATCATAAGAGTGCTCGGCTTTCTCGTGGCAATAGTCATGGCCGTGGGAGCGATATTTGCGGCTCTCAACACGATGTATTCGGCAGTCGCGGCCCGCTCCTCAGAGATCGGCACCCTGAAGGCTCTCGGCTTCGGCCCGGCAAGCATCGTCGCGTCTTTCCTGGCCGAATCGATGATAATAGCCCTCGCAGGCGGTGCGATCGGCTGCCTTGCAGCCCTTCCTTTCAACGGCTTTACGGCTGGGACGATGAACTGGGCGAGCTTTTCCTACCTGGCGTTCTCCTTCCGCGTGACACCGGCCATCGTCGGAACCGGCATCATCTTCGCCCTTCTCATGGGCGCGATCGGCGGGATTCCGCCCGCAGTGCGCGCGGCACGCCTACCGATAGTCGTGGCGCTCCGGGAGCTGTAGGAGGCGGCGGCTACAAGGACCCCTATCCGGCCAAACGAACTACAACGAAGATAAAGGCCGCTCCCAGGCACGTGAGCCCTATGAGGCCGATGGCAGTCGTAGGGTCCTTCTGAGAGTGGGCCTCGGGCAAAATGTCAGAGACGCCGATATACAGAAGGAATCCGGCGAAAAATCCCAAGTAGAGCGTCAGGAATGAAGGGGGAACCCTAATAATCAAGGTAGAAGCCGCGCCCAAAACGGGAGCGAGCGCGTCCAGCAGAAGCATCACAATCGAACGGCGAGTAGTGTTGTGATGAACCAGCATCAAGCTGACCGTGTTGAGACCATCACAAAAGTCGTGTGCAATCACGGCAATGGCCACAATGGTGCCGACGGATTCCGAGACGTGAAATGCCAGACCGATCCCGACGCCGTCCATGAAGCTGTGCCCAACCAGGGAAAAGGCGGAGAGGACACCTACCTGCGGGTGATGGTGCGCAGCATAGTCGGCCTCGTGGACGTGATGGATCAATACGAATTTCTCAAGACTGTGAAAGAGGAGGAACCCGACGACAAGCGCAACCATTGCCCCCGTGACACCGGCTCCCCGCTCGTGGGCCTGTCGGAAGATCTCGGGCAGAATGTCAAAACTCACGACGCCTAAGAGCACACCGGCAGTGAAACTGAGAACAAGGTGCAACCGGTCACGGAACCTGAGCGCGAACAATCCGCCGATCGAGGTCGAGAAAAAGGTAGCAATTGACAGCAATACTGCGTTCATGGATCGACTGCGTAACGGGTTTAGTGCCGCTTCAATGCCGCGGTACTTCTGATTGACGTCCAAAGCCGCGGGCGAGCAACGGGTTCTGTCGGTCCGCTCCGGCAGCCGCTGCCGGTCCGGGCTCCCAGAACATGTCAAAGCGTCTCACTTACCGAGTTGCCGCTTGAACTGCCAACAATTCCACTTCAAACGTGAGAACCGAATTGGGTGGGATGCTCCCCCCTGCGCCTCTCTCGCCGTAGGCCATCTCGGATGGAATAACCAGCTTGCGCTTTCCGCCAACCTTCATGCCCACAACCCCCTGGTCCCAGCCTTTAATGACTTGCCCCTGTCCCAAGACGAACTCGAAGGGTAGATTTCTGTCGAGTGACGAATCGAATTTCGTGCCGTCCGCCAACCAACCGGTGTAGTGAACGCTTGTTCGATCGCCTACTTTTGCTTCCGCCCCCGTACCGACGATCAAGTCTTCAATTACCAATTGAGAATCTCCTTGAGAAGTGCTCTGCGCAACCGGCACGCTCTGCGAAGTTGACACATTCTGCCCAACACCTGAAGAAGTGTTCTTGGAAGCAGCACAAGACATCATCGCCGCAACGGCGATGACCATCGCTATTCCCGTCACAATCGCCGCGCATTGACCCCTTCGGCGCCTGGCTTCCCGCTCGACACGCTTGATTGCTCGAACCGAGTGCTTGATCACGTTGACCTCCTGGGACAATCCCCTGTTGAACGAAAGCTCCGACGATTTGCCGACGTTGCACGATGGCAAGCGTAACCCTTAGTATATCTGAAGCGCGCGCAGTATCAAATCATGTAATTTGTCACATGAAACCCACTTATGCAGGCGACGTGAAGACGGAGGCCGTCGGTTCAGGAGGCAAGGCCGACCGTCAGGTCCATGGGCAGGTTGTGGGCCACTACCCTAAGCCACGGATTTCCAGCTCAAAGAGAGCTTCTTCCCGCTAGCCGCACACTCCCGCAGATACAGATTGATCAACGTCTGATAGCCAATCCCCGTGTCTTGCGCCAACTGCTTGAAATACTGGATCGTGTGACCATCCAAGCGAATCGTAACCTGCCTCTTCAGGCGAGACGCATACGGATTACGCTTGCCCTTCGAGAAATCATATTCCTTTCTCATGTGAACCACCTTCGATTGTACTGGCTTCGCTCTCGTCGGGTCAATACCGAGCACCTTAATGACTATTTCTTTGTGAGCCTTACCCGCGCAAAGGATTGGAGCTTCCCGCCCTCTTCACCATCCATGAGCCACTGCCAAGTGTCGGTACCTTTGCTGTACGCGAATGTTGTGTGGAAGAAGCTGCCGTCTTTGCCCTTGAACAAGAACGCGATGCCTCGCACGCATAACGGCGCGGATGAGCGGTGGGACAAGGCGGCGCGGCGCTTGCGCCGGTTAGATGCAGCCCAGTTCCCGCAACCTGCGTTCACATTGCAGTGGATTCTCAAACTTCATCGTCTGGATGCCGAATTGTGCCGCAGCTTGTAGATTGACCTCCGTGTCGTCGATAAAGACGATGTCAGGCCCCTCAAATCGGTGCGTGCCGCCGTCCGTCGAGCGAACTCTTCGGGAGATACGGTGCCTCGATCGAGCTCCAGCCAGTCCCGATGAAGCAGGACCTCGGCAAGTACCTTGGCACGGACCTCGGGTTCTCTGAACACTCTGGCGATTAAGCTGTCTGGGTCCCACGTGAAGACGATCCCACCGAGGTCGAACACAATGTTCAACCCGAACCTTCCCACATGCAGTTAACGAAACAGGTTTCACCTAGAATGCTCTGTACCGCCCGGCACTCATCATCAAATATCCCAGGCCTTCAAGTGCGATGAAGATCCCATGAGGACTATATTGTGAAAAGAGAGAGCCCCTCCGTTTCTCCTTTGTGTTTGTTCGTGGAACGTCTTACGTCACAGCCATAACGGACGCGTTTCCGGTCGCCTTGGACATTTCGTCATACCGCATCTTCATTGAATAACCCACTCCCGACCATCCACCGTAATTTTCCTATTCTCTTTCTTCTCTGATTCAATATCTGTGAATTGACCATGTCCTGGATAGACCATTGTTGAATCCGGGAATAATTCGTACAGTTTTCTAACTGATCTTATCTGATCTTCCCCGGAACCATTCTGGGTATCAGTTCTACCAACCATTCTGTAACATAGAACATCGCCGGAAAATGGACTATTCCCAGTGCAGTAACATATCCCCCTGAAGAATGGCCTGGGCAATCGATTGCCCTTGTTTCCATACGTCCTAACCTGAATACTTGATTATCCTCAACAAATATATCCGGTTTACCAACTGATTCCATATCGAAATCTAATGATCTCGCAATTTCTGGATCGCTCTCCACTTCAGCCAACCAACCGCGACCGCAATGTTCTATTGCCCACTCCTTTCTGCCGAAGGAATCTTCTGATAAGTTCTAACGAGCCGTGTCATACCGTGAAGGCAGCGCACTGATTCATCATGAAGAATATAGCCGGCCTGCTCCAGGACTTTGCATGAGGCGACATTGTCGCTTGCCACAATGCCCAAGACCAGCGGCAAATCGAATCTCCGAATCCCCCATTCCGACATTGCCGTGACGGCTGCGGCCGAACAACGCTGCGATTGACCTGCGGGCTGCGGAGCGCACCGGCAGGTGCATGGGCAGGTTATGGTGCAAACATCTCAGCCAGAACAGACAGAATGGCGCCGGCAGCCCTGCGGTCAACAGATCCGAGCTTTCTCACCAGGCGCGACTTGTCAACTGTGCGGAGTTGGTCAAGAACAATCTGGCTCGTCCTGCCCTTGAAGCGGCAGGGAACCCGGCTGGGGTAAGACCGTGGCTTGGTCGTCAGTGGTGCAACAATAACAGTCCGTATGTAGAAATTCATCTCGTTGGGAGACACAATGACACACGGACGAGTCTTCCTGATCTCGCTTCCAACGCTAGGATCGAGATTCACAAGATGGACCTCGAACCGCCTCACTTCCACTCCCACCCCTCCTCATCCCAACTGCTGCCACTGACAAGCTCACTATCCAAGAGAATATCATCCCTCAACCTCGCCATGCTACGAAACGCCTCGGCCCAGTTTGCACGAGGTCGCTCTGCAGGGCTGATAACCAGACGATTTTCTCTAACGCTGATGTCCACCTCACCCTTCAGCCCGGTTTGAGCGATAAGGGGTTTCGGGATACGTATGCCTTGGGAGTTGCCGATCCTGACAATTCGTGCTTTCACATTGCATCACCACCGTAATTACATTGTAGCCACATCAACTCAGTTTGTCAAGGTTTTTCTACGATCTCAGAAGAAGTCAGCCGAGCAACTCCTGCACCATAACGATGCCGCTCAGCCGCAAGCCGTGAGTCAGCGCCGCCCAACTTGCCTCAGGGTGTGCCCTCGACAATTGACGGCTGCAGCGGCCAGATGGGCTCATGTTCTGCGAGAGCCTCTGATGACATCAACCACGACGTTCCGAACGCGTTCTTCATCTTCACCATACCAACCCCGGGTGTAAAGTCGAGTGTGAGAAACAAGCCACCCCCTTCCGGGTACACCCGGTACGTGCAGGTCATGTATTCGCCAGACGGAGTGGAGACGACTTCCTTGTTCATCCTTACCAGCATCTCCGGCTGACTCACCTTCGGCGACCTCGTGGCAATCACCTGCCGTCTAATCGCCCATCCAGAAATTGATCTCCCGCAGGGCCGTGCTGCCAGCTTTCAGATAGCCCTTCTGCCAGCTATCGCCGTCTTCGAGACCCTTCCACTGTTTCGTCTTGGGCTGGGTTTGCCGGCGGAAACGCCAGCGGTATTGGTTATAGATCGCCATGATGTTCGTGGCGTAGGCGGCGGCCAGGCCCGGGGTGTCGCGGATGATCAGAAGGTTTTCGTCGTTCGTGCCGCTCGCCTTCGGACCGAGGTTGTGCGAGCCCGTCAACAGAACCGGGTGGGCGCCGAACGGGTCGACAACCACCGCTTTGCTATGAACCATCGCGAACGTGCCCGGTAGCTTCTTCATCTCGCGGCGGAACCACTCTGTCGACTCGTCGATCGCCGCGGGCAGGACCACCTCGAAGTCAGCCTTCTCGGAATTGTCCGACTCAAACAGTTCCACCGGGTTGGCCTTCGTGCCCGGGTCCTGATTGATGGCGCCGCGGATGTACAATCGCCTCTCCACACTTCCGACCCGGGCCGTGTCGATGATCTCGTTGAGCAGCGTGTCTTTCGGACCCGGATTGAACATCAAGAACAGAATCGCCTGTTTCGCGCCGCCGATGATCTTGCGTGCCTCCGTCAGATCGACCTGCTCCACCGTGGGCGTGAACCACAATCGCACCGGCGTCTGGCCGACATCCGCTTTACGCGGCCGGCTGTTGCTCTTCTTTAGGTCGGCCGGAGTCTCGTCGCCCGCGTCCTTCAGTAGGTCCCATTGCTTGCGATACTCCTTGGCCAGGTCGAAATCATCGATCAGCACGGAGTTGTTCGCCTGAGTGCAGAGGCCGGTTTTCGTCCAATTTTGACTGCCCGTCCATACCCAGCGCGGCTTCTGGTGAGCGTCGCACATGACTAGAAACTTGTTGTGTCCCAGTGCTCGCGGGGAAATCATCCGGTCGTGCAGGTCGATCTTGCTCTTGAGTCGCTTGCGGGCGTCGTGGTTCTGATCGCCGTCCTTCTTTTTCACACTGCCGTTGGCCAGGACTACATGGGCGCGCTTGCCCAATTTCTCGAGCGCGGTTTCCAGTTGCTCATCGTCCAATTCGTAAAGCGCGCCGTAGATGTCGCGCTTCTCCTTTGCGGCGGCATCTAGCAGTTCGAAAAGCCGCGCGCCCAGCGGCCCGAACAGGTAGTTGCGGAACGGATTGTCAGGCGTCTCGATGACCGTGCGCAGGTTCTTGGTCTTCAGATCGTCGTCCGTCACTCCGAGCCGTCGCGACACCCACTGGGCGGCCACGATGCCGCGATTGAAGTAGGCCTCGATTTTCGGCGCGAACTCGTGGGTGAGGATGATCTCCTCGGTCCATTCGCTGGCCGTGTCCGAGTCGGGGCGCAGATTGTCCTTGTCCGGGCCGACCATCGGCAGCACGCGGTACTGCACCTTGTCGCCAGGCTTGGCCATGTAGTCGATCCACTGGTATTTCTGAATCGGCCAGTTGGTCGAAGCCCGTCGTTCGCCGTCTTCGTGCGACTGGTCTGCGAACCCAACCCAGGTGCTGACGACTTCTTCGACTCCGTTGCGCCGCCGCATCAGTGCGAACCCGCGACACCCGGGGATGAATCCGTCTGGCTTCCAAGCAATGAAGACGTCATCCCCGTTGTGGTAGACCTTGATTCTCATGTTCATGGGCCCTCCCTTCGATAACGGTTAAAGGACTGACGATGAGGAATTGTTGAAACGAAACCACTCCGCGTCGTCGAACGCTCGTGCTCAGCGGCGCGGGCGCAGCCCGCGTCCGTCTGCATGCGCTTGTTAGACGGCAGTCCATCTGGTCCGTGACGCTGCGGACTTCTACCACATGCTGAGCACGACGTCGTACCTTCCATAGACATCCTTTTTCAGCTCTTCCGCTTTCGGATTAGCCCAGTCGTGCATCCACTCAGAAACAAGTGGCATCCACGTCATCGGCACAACTCCCGCCTGTAACATGCGCTGGATCCCATAGGTGTGAGCCTCCGGCGAGGCGTCACCGCCAGCATCGAACAGGCCGTACACATCAAAGCCTTCACGCAATCCATGAATGGCCGTGTACGCAAAACACATGCTGGTCCACAGGCCCGAGACGACAAGCTTTCTGCGACCGGTCTTCTTCACGGCCTGCAAGACGCGCTCGTCCTCGAAAGCATCGAAGCCGGGCACCTTGCGCGCAATCACCTCCTGGCCGGGGAAAAGGTCCGTGATTTCCTTGATAAACTCTCCGTTCCCCTCGGGCCATATGGAGGTCAGGACCGTCGGTACCTCCAGAATCTTCGCGGCCTTAGCCGCAGCGACAGCGCTGTTGCTGATGGCGTTCCTATCGCCGGACGCCGCCCCCTTGAACATCGTAGGCTGGTAATCCACCAAGAGCAGCACACTGTTCTGAGCCGTTAACATCTCCAATTTGGGATCTCCCATGTTTATCTACCTCCTCTTTGATTCTTTGTGACTCCACACGCTTGTCTGCTCGCTGTCTAACGGCTCGGCTAAGCTGCGGCGCGCGAACGCTTTGTGTTAGCCGCGAGCGGGCCGCGCCGTCAGCTTGAGCCGGTAGTTAAGCGGCCCGAAGGAATGCTGACACAACTGTGCGTCTGCCACCGACGCGTGGCCGTCTACGGTCATCACTTGCTTGTCGGTGACGGCGCAAGAAGTCCAGCCAAGGCGCCGATGGCGGCAGCACCCAGCGCCGTTAGCACATCAGGGATATTCGGCGAACTGCCGGTCGAAGCAATGGCGCTAAGGTAAATGGCCCCGAATGTCGCCGCGATGCAGACGCCGCCAAGGGCAAGCACTACGATGCGGTACGTCCAGCGATCAGAAACGAATGCAGGGGGCGGCAGATCGCGCGTGACTTGCTTGGCCACCTCGCGAAGAGTGTCTTCTGGTTTCAGCTTTACCTGATCGAGGAGGCCAGGCGTGCTGAGCAGGTGATCGACGAGAATGTCCGCGGAACGCCGTGGTTCTGGCATAGAGTCCTCCAATGGCTACTGGGTACCGGAAACGAGCATGCCCAAGAAACTGACCGTAATACGCGGAAATGAGTGGCGCACAAACCGCGCCTGTGAATCTTGGTCGAAACTAGGAGGCTACCCCGCAGTTTGGGTGTCCGACTCGATTTCATGGTTAGCGTTCTTGTCACCTATCTCCCCAACCGGTCACGCTAGAAAGCTAGTGCAAGACCTGTCGAGAATTGATCGCCCTTGCTAAAGTTGGGCGCACCGCTGCCGTTCTCATAGCGAAAGTCGAGCGAATACTTGTCTTTAGTTATCGCTACGCGGATTAAGCACTCGAGCCGGTAGTATTCCTTACTATTCTTTATGTCGTACCAACCCGTCATAGTAGGCAGCAAGCGAATGCTCTCGGCCAAATCGAAACCATAAACCAACTCCGCTTTGACACGTGCAATTGCTTGATCTGGCTTCTCGTCACTCTGGTCTGTATTGCCCCCTTCCGTAGAAGACGTGTTACTTGTAATGCTTATGTTCTCTTGGTCGCTGAATTTGTAGCCGCCCTGAATGAAGAGGCCGAAGGCCCGATCCGGATCTAACCCGAATCGCGTTGAGTGAGCCAATTCGGCTTGGTTGATTGGCTCACGCGGGCCGAGCGGTGTCCATCCAAACTCCGCCAAAGCCACCGGGTTGTTAAAATCACGATCTGATTCAATTCCAACAGAAAAGGGTAGGACGTGTACCCACCCGAGATTGTCGGGCTCCCCATCTTGATCCAGTGGACGAGGCATTAGTATGAAGCCGCGAAGTTTAGCAAGCACGCTCTCAAAGGAATCATTGCCGCCAGTGCGTACTTCAACGGTGGGGCCAAGATAGCCAGCAATGCTATTTGTCGCGAAGTACCGACTCTCACTTAGCTTTGGACTGACCTTTGCTACGAACCCCAGCGCGTCCTTCTCTATCTCAGTGCGAATCACAGACCAACTGATTTCCCCTCCTAAACTGGCCGAACTATCTTCGGCGAGCGTGATGGCTGGGAAGGCAACCAGTGTTACAGCGAGCAAGAACCCTATACTTTTATTCATGGCATAACCTTTTGTGAGAGTGTCGCGATCGTTTCACCTTTGAGGGGGCTGGGCCAGCCAGTCTTTTTCAATTTGATACCGCTTTTGTGACACGACTGGATAACGGAGGCGCAAAACAATTGTTCCGACGAATCGCCACTTATCGTGGCTCCTTCAAGCGCGGCGCCTAAATCAGTTGCGGTAAGAATTGCAGCAACATTGGGATAGCGTGCTGCAGCACTTGAGGCAATAATTTCATTGATAGCTGTTATTTCGGCGGGCTTGAGCTTCTTCGGATTGCACCAAGCGGCAAGCTGTTTACGCATAATGCGTTGCACTTCGCCGAGTTGGTATGCTTTGAGGTTAGTTGTGTCTGGCATAACGCTCTCCCTTCGTTGAATAGTGAACTCAATACGCTTCGCCCCACCTTTCCAAGCCAACCACGGCTTACGCCGTTTCCAGATAAGCGCCTTCAGAACGTCTTCCGTTCCGGATAACAGTCTTTGCCTGCCGATCTCCAATTGTCCTTCATCGAGACTCTGAGGGACAATCTTCGATCTGCATTTGGTCTTACAAAGAATGTCTATTGTGTCTGAGCGCGTAGCTGTTGGTTATGCAAGAGGTGATGTGCCTGTCGCGTCTAATCGCCACAAGATATCACATAAGCGGCATCATGTCAAGAACGAACTACCGGCAATTTGTGAGGTATCTTGGGAGGATTGAGTGGCCGAAGGGCAAATCAGGCGTCGGGTTGGTGCGCGAGCGGCCGGCCTGAGCGGCGCCAGCCTCTACCTCCCCCGCCCCTGCTCCGCCTGCTCGGAGAGGCGAGAGAAGTCTGCGAGCTTCAGGAACTCGGACCGTACGAAGGCCAGAAGGCCGAGTCTAATGTCCCGCACCTTCGCGTCCTGATCCATCACCAAGACGCCGTCGAAGAAGGCGTCTATCGGGGCTTTGAGGTTAAGTAGGTGCCCAATCGCGTCTCCGTAGTTTTCGCTCTTGACGGCACTCGAGATCAACCCGGAGGCCTCCCGCAGACCCTGGAAGAGATTGCGCTCAACCTCTTCGCGCAAGTCCTGGAGAACCGGGGTCGGGTACTCGTGGGTCTTCAATATGTTCGAGACTCGCTTGAAGGAGATAACGACTCCCGAGAACTGTTCATTTGATTTCCAGCGCGCGACCGCCTCTGCTTTGAGCCAGCTTCTGAAGGGGTCATCGCTGTCGACTGAAAGCACTGCGTCCACGACGTCCTGCTCTATGCCCATCTCGGACAAGATGAATGCGAGCCTCTGCGCCAGGAAAGAGGCGATCCCACCACTGAGGCCTGTCTCCCAACCCGAACCACCCTCGCCCCCGAACTTCCTCGACAGAAGCTGGATGGCCTTCTCGACACAAGACGAGAGAGAGAAGTGTAGCTTCTTCTCGATCAAAATCCTCATAATGCCGTTGGCCTGGCGTCGCACGCCGTACGGGTCCTCGGACCCGGAGGGGATTCTGTCCGTCGCGAAACTCCCGACGATTTCGTCCAACCTGTCGGCGATGCTGACCGCGCACCCTTCGAGGCTCGATGGCAGAGTGTCTCCTGCGAACCCCGGCAGGTAATGCTCCTTGATCGCCTGCGACACGCTCGCGTCCTCGCCCGCCC
Protein-coding sequences here:
- a CDS encoding FKBP-type peptidyl-prolyl cis-trans isomerase, encoding MPVAQSTSQGDSQLVIEDLIVGTGAEAKVGDRTSVHYTGWLADGTKFDSSLDRNLPFEFVLGQGQVIKGWDQGVVGMKVGGKRKLVIPSEMAYGERGAGGSIPPNSVLTFEVELLAVQAATR
- a CDS encoding ZIP family metal transporter; the protein is MNAVLLSIATFFSTSIGGLFALRFRDRLHLVLSFTAGVLLGVVSFDILPEIFRQAHERGAGVTGAMVALVVGFLLFHSLEKFVLIHHVHEADYAAHHHPQVGVLSAFSLVGHSFMDGVGIGLAFHVSESVGTIVAIAVIAHDFCDGLNTVSLMLVHHNTTRRSIVMLLLDALAPVLGAASTLIIRVPPSFLTLYLGFFAGFLLYIGVSDILPEAHSQKDPTTAIGLIGLTCLGAAFIFVVVRLAG
- a CDS encoding BrnA antitoxin family protein; translation: MRKEYDFSKGKRNPYASRLKRQVTIRLDGHTIQYFKQLAQDTGIGYQTLINLYLRECAASGKKLSLSWKSVA
- a CDS encoding isochorismatase family protein, which encodes MGDPKLEMLTAQNSVLLLVDYQPTMFKGAASGDRNAISNSAVAAAKAAKILEVPTVLTSIWPEGNGEFIKEITDLFPGQEVIARKVPGFDAFEDERVLQAVKKTGRRKLVVSGLWTSMCFAYTAIHGLREGFDVYGLFDAGGDASPEAHTYGIQRMLQAGVVPMTWMPLVSEWMHDWANPKAEELKKDVYGRYDVVLSMW
- a CDS encoding phospholipase D-like domain-containing protein; translated protein: MNMRIKVYHNGDDVFIAWKPDGFIPGCRGFALMRRRNGVEEVVSTWVGFADQSHEDGERRASTNWPIQKYQWIDYMAKPGDKVQYRVLPMVGPDKDNLRPDSDTASEWTEEIILTHEFAPKIEAYFNRGIVAAQWVSRRLGVTDDDLKTKNLRTVIETPDNPFRNYLFGPLGARLFELLDAAAKEKRDIYGALYELDDEQLETALEKLGKRAHVVLANGSVKKKDGDQNHDARKRLKSKIDLHDRMISPRALGHNKFLVMCDAHQKPRWVWTGSQNWTKTGLCTQANNSVLIDDFDLAKEYRKQWDLLKDAGDETPADLKKSNSRPRKADVGQTPVRLWFTPTVEQVDLTEARKIIGGAKQAILFLMFNPGPKDTLLNEIIDTARVGSVERRLYIRGAINQDPGTKANPVELFESDNSEKADFEVVLPAAIDESTEWFRREMKKLPGTFAMVHSKAVVVDPFGAHPVLLTGSHNLGPKASGTNDENLLIIRDTPGLAAAYATNIMAIYNQYRWRFRRQTQPKTKQWKGLEDGDSWQKGYLKAGSTALREINFWMGD
- a CDS encoding MBL fold metallo-hydrolase yields the protein MAEVESDPEIARSLDFDMESVGKPDIFVEDNQVFRLGRMETRAIDCPGHSSGGYVTALGIVHFPAMFYVTEWLVELIPRMVPGKIR
- a CDS encoding AbrB/MazE/SpoVT family DNA-binding domain-containing protein, with amino-acid sequence MKARIVRIGNSQGIRIPKPLIAQTGLKGEVDISVRENRLVISPAERPRANWAEAFRSMARLRDDILLDSELVSGSSWDEEGWEWK
- a CDS encoding ABC transporter permease; its protein translation is MAIPIEYNLRSVVNRWVSTLVAVLSIAGTVAVFIVMLAMAQGFRATLTSSGSPQNAIILRGGANAEMMSAVMLDQVKVIADAPGVGRSSAGEPLVSAEVVVIGAFPLLSSGSDANVQIRGTSPLALQVRPEVRMAQGRFFQSGLAELIVGKNVTGIYKGFDLGSTVDFGGGRWTIVGVFDAGGSSFDSEVWCDASVLNQIYKRPENVFQSVTVRLASVGSFKELKDALTTDPRLTVDVFRETSWYSEQSRTVATIIRVLGFLVAIVMAVGAIFAALNTMYSAVAARSSEIGTLKALGFGPASIVASFLAESMIIALAGGAIGCLAALPFNGFTAGTMNWASFSYLAFSFRVTPAIVGTGIIFALLMGAIGGIPPAVRAARLPIVVALREL
- a CDS encoding type II toxin-antitoxin system PemK/MazF family toxin, yielding MGVEVRRFEVHLVNLDPSVGSEIRKTRPCVIVSPNEMNFYIRTVIVAPLTTKPRSYPSRVPCRFKGRTSQIVLDQLRTVDKSRLVRKLGSVDRRAAGAILSVLAEMFAP